A genomic window from Prochlorococcus sp. RS04 includes:
- the uvrC gene encoding excinuclease ABC subunit UvrC: protein MSNSSIETINNKYNFKIEYKLINNKELLKSRLSEIPKSSGCYLFKDIDNNLLYIGKSKKLRSRVSSYFNNFSDLTPRLSLMVRQITEIEIIVTDSEYEALNLESNLIKTNKPYFNILLKDDKKYPYLCITWSEKYPRIFITRRRRNRNNLDRYYGPYVDVGLLRRTLFTIKKIFPLRQRPRPVYKDRTCLNYSIGRCPGVCQEVISSDDYKKIMKQVSMIFQGRNDDLEIFLQKKMLQFSNDLDYENAAKIRDQISGLKLLTESQKISIPDSSINRDIFGIVSEKNVASIQIFQMRSGKLIGRIGYSQKLNNEDENLILQKILEEHYMNVEAVEIPSEILIQYNLPKQATIEDWLTELRKKKVKILIPKRNKKHETVEMVLKNAKLELDRILNGIQDNESSIEDLAQILELSEQPKRIEGYDISHIQGSDPVASQVVFIDGIPSKQDYRKYKIKDPNVFVGHSDDFASIYEVIHRRFKKWSRFKKSGGDFSILNDKTNSKLDNELLSDWPDLIMIDGGKGQLNAAIKALKELNLEEEVTICSLAKKNEEIFIPGFTKSLDTDENQKGVLLLRRVRDEAHRFALSFHRDKRSKRMNRSQLSQISGLGPSRIRELLEHFKSIDAIRIASKEDLSKVKGLGKNSVNDIYEYFNEL, encoded by the coding sequence ATGAGTAATTCCTCTATAGAAACAATAAATAACAAATATAATTTTAAAATTGAATATAAATTAATTAATAATAAAGAATTACTAAAATCAAGATTATCCGAAATTCCAAAGTCATCTGGTTGCTATCTTTTTAAAGATATAGATAATAATTTACTTTATATTGGTAAATCTAAAAAACTACGCAGTAGAGTAAGTAGTTATTTTAATAATTTTTCAGATTTAACTCCAAGATTAAGTTTGATGGTTCGTCAAATAACTGAGATAGAAATTATAGTCACAGATAGCGAATATGAAGCACTAAATTTAGAGTCAAATTTAATAAAAACAAACAAACCATATTTTAATATTCTTTTGAAGGATGATAAGAAATATCCATATCTTTGCATAACTTGGAGCGAAAAATATCCTCGAATATTTATTACAAGAAGAAGAAGAAATAGAAATAATTTAGATAGATATTATGGACCTTATGTAGATGTCGGATTATTAAGGAGAACATTATTTACGATAAAAAAAATATTTCCACTTAGACAAAGGCCAAGGCCAGTTTATAAAGATAGAACTTGTTTAAATTATTCAATAGGAAGATGTCCAGGTGTTTGCCAAGAGGTAATATCATCTGACGATTATAAAAAAATAATGAAACAAGTATCTATGATATTTCAAGGAAGGAATGATGACTTAGAAATATTTTTACAAAAAAAAATGTTGCAATTTTCAAATGATTTAGATTATGAAAATGCAGCAAAAATAAGAGACCAAATTTCAGGTTTAAAATTATTAACTGAATCACAAAAAATATCAATACCTGATTCTTCAATCAATAGAGACATCTTTGGAATAGTTTCAGAAAAAAATGTAGCTAGTATACAAATTTTCCAAATGAGATCTGGTAAGCTTATTGGAAGGATTGGCTATAGTCAAAAATTAAATAATGAAGATGAAAATCTTATTTTACAAAAGATATTAGAAGAGCATTATATGAATGTTGAAGCCGTAGAAATACCATCAGAAATTCTTATTCAATATAACCTTCCAAAACAAGCAACCATAGAGGATTGGTTAACGGAGCTAAGAAAAAAGAAAGTAAAAATCTTAATCCCAAAAAGAAATAAAAAACATGAAACTGTAGAAATGGTTTTAAAAAATGCGAAATTGGAATTAGATAGAATATTAAATGGGATACAAGATAATGAATCATCAATTGAGGATCTTGCCCAAATACTTGAATTAAGCGAACAACCTAAAAGAATTGAAGGTTATGATATTAGCCATATACAAGGTAGTGACCCTGTAGCATCACAAGTCGTTTTTATTGATGGGATTCCTTCTAAACAGGATTATAGGAAATATAAAATAAAAGATCCAAACGTTTTTGTAGGACATAGTGATGATTTTGCTTCGATATATGAAGTAATACATAGAAGGTTTAAAAAATGGTCAAGATTTAAAAAAAGTGGAGGGGATTTTTCAATATTAAATGATAAAACGAATAGTAAATTAGACAATGAACTTCTATCAGATTGGCCTGATTTAATAATGATTGATGGAGGAAAAGGACAGTTAAATGCAGCTATTAAAGCATTAAAAGAATTAAATCTTGAGGAAGAAGTAACTATATGTTCATTAGCAAAAAAAAATGAAGAAATATTTATTCCAGGCTTTACTAAGTCTCTTGATACTGATGAAAATCAAAAAGGAGTTCTTCTATTAAGAAGGGTAAGAGATGAAGCACATAGATTTGCATTATCTTTTCATAGAGACAAAAGATCTAAGAGAATGAATAGATCTCAATTGTCACAAATCAGTGGATTAGGACCATCAAGAATAAGAGAATTGCTTGAGCATTTTAAATCAATAGACGCGATAAGAATAGCTAGTAAAGAGGATT
- a CDS encoding flavin reductase family protein has protein sequence MTLNLEAKKILLRKIPHGLFICGVRDEDKNEVNGFTASWVTQGSFTPPLVVMAVRAEGSSHEIIKSTNKFSLNVLKSDQKDLAAVFFKPQKALGGRFESVEFNLGELGLPILVDSVGGVECNVVGSVIHGDHTVFVGEVQSAYLNNDVDSLNLSSTGWNYGG, from the coding sequence ATGACATTAAATCTAGAAGCAAAAAAAATCTTATTAAGAAAAATACCTCACGGATTATTTATTTGTGGAGTTAGAGACGAAGATAAAAATGAAGTGAATGGATTTACTGCTAGTTGGGTGACTCAAGGTTCTTTCACTCCCCCATTAGTCGTAATGGCTGTTAGAGCAGAAGGTTCTAGTCATGAAATAATAAAGTCCACCAATAAGTTCTCATTAAATGTCCTCAAAAGTGATCAAAAAGATCTAGCAGCTGTTTTCTTTAAACCCCAAAAAGCATTAGGAGGCAGATTTGAATCTGTTGAATTTAATTTAGGTGAACTTGGATTGCCTATTTTAGTTGATAGTGTTGGTGGAGTTGAATGTAATGTTGTTGGAAGTGTTATTCATGGAGACCATACAGTTTTTGTAGGAGAAGTTCAATCTGCTTATTTGAATAATGATGTTGACTCTCTAAATTTATCTTCAACTGGCTGGAATTATGGAGGTTAA